A window of Dermacentor andersoni chromosome 4, qqDerAnde1_hic_scaffold, whole genome shotgun sequence genomic DNA:
TTAGCTGATAATAGTGTCATATCCCAGTGGCATTTTGGATTACGTGCTGGCCATTCAACAGTCATGCAGCTCATCGAATTCGTTCATGACGTTGCGTTGGCACTGAACACTCGTGGACAGATAGATGGCATCTTTATAGATTATGCGAAGACATCTGACACAGTCTGTCATGAAAAACGTCTCGTTACACTACGCTCGGTGCATAAAAATCACAAGCTACTTGACTGGCTGACTACCTATTTGTATTCCAGGTCTCAGAGTGTTTCTCTCAACAACGCTCACTCGTCGTCAGCTACCGTTAGTTCAAGTGTTCCGCAGGGCTCGGTCTTCGGGCAACTACTATAAATTATATACATAAACAATGCAATCGAAGTCATTAGTAACACCCGTGTCAAACTTTGTATGTATGCTGACCACTGTGTGCTTTATGCAAACGTTACTAGCATTGCAGACCAACTCGAGTTAAATTGCGTTTTTGCTTCCTTTTACCACTGGTCCTGGCAAATGTCGAATAATTTTAAGAAACACTGTCAATGAcatttactaaaaaaaaagagCCCTTGTATTTCGCGCACAGCAACGGAAACAGATACCATGAGTGCGCCAATGAATTCAAGTATCGTAGAGTCACTTTCACGACTAACTTAATACGGCACAAGCACGTTGACCTCATTAGTTAAAAGCGCTTCAGAAACTTGGTTACGTCAAACACACGCTGAAAAATTCCACTAAAGAGTGCAAACTCCCGGCCTACAAAACGTTAGTTCGATCCATCCTTGAATGCGTCTCTATAATTTGGTATCCTCACTATCAATGCGAACAGATAAACTTgaagctgcacaaaaaaaaaaaaaaatgcaatacggTTTATATAGGTGCGATCGCCATTTCTCGCCCTCCTCGCGTGCTCAGCTATTATTCCTACAGTCGCTAGCTCAGACACGCACATGTGATCGTTCTTATAATGCTTCACAAAATTGTCAGTTCTGTTCATGTCTGTGTTCATCTTTCGTCACCAGCTCTGTGCGCCCACCCAGGCGCACAGATTCGAGGAACATTGTCCCGCTTAGGTCGCAACTGATCTGCTTTACATTTTCTTTCCTTCCACCAGCAACTGAATTGTGGAACAAGCCCTTTTCCAtgtctttttcaatttttcaaccttaccaattttcggcaattttctaaaataattcatatcaataatcaaaattctgcttccaacaggcACTACAAATCAACCTTTTCTCTCAAATGCCGGAAGTTTCATTATTATGGGTCCAGTGGTTATCTCTGGAAAGCACTTCTGCCTTttgcatgtacttgaataggtTGCATATCAGAGTTGGGGccaagctaaaacttcctcttaagaagaagctttagctggAGCCCAAGTCCAGTGCTAGGCAGGTTTAAAGCTAAGGGCTAGCTTTGCCAATCGCCCAAATGATATCATCATGGACGAGGAGCTGACAACCCCGTGTGATCCGGCACTCTCGTAGCTGCAGACGGGTGGTTGGGCTCCGGAGGCGCCGGAGACTCCTCAGAAGGCATACAGGTTTATACTGGTGTACGCTTCACCAGAAGTATATTGCATATTAAACGCAATTAATCATTTCATTTGTTATTTGCTGACACATCTGATATCAAACTTTATCTGTAGCATCACTCTGAATGTTAATGTGGTGAGCATCGCATATCAATGAACATCCACAAAATCACTAGCCTTTATAATGCAATTTCTCCGAGCAAAACGAAATCACACCTCATAATTCACTAACGCCCGTGTTCAGCAGTGCACGTAAACATAAAAAGTGTTCTCTCTGAAGATTCAATGGAATTTTTATAGCGCGAGCGCAGCACGTAACGCTTCCTAGCATAGGCGCCCTCCTTTTTGGAACGGCCGCACCGTCAGGGAGGCGGAAGCTCGCTTCGATCCATCACGTGGTCCGATCACCTCGATCCGCTTTCACTGTCCCGGTAGCGGCGGGTGTTGAAAGCGCAAGAGGTTGCGGTCGAGTGTTATGGGCACCGACTCGTTGTCGACATGGCGGGCCACTTGCAACCATATGGGAAGTTGCCTCTTGAAGTGCATTGAGCAGTTGGACGGCATCATACTGTCGAGGCGCGCGCTCAGTGGAGCGACGAAGTCTTTCTCGAGGCTGCCGCCCAGCACATACTGAAACAGAAGAGAAGAAGCGCCGACGATGGTAAACTCGGGATGTTCTCTAACGGCTCAATGCTCATAATCATGCTGCTGTTCGCGCGCTGTATAGGTCATTTGAGTAGGCGCGAGTTTCCACAGATGTACATCATCGCCGACGTGCTTTCATTTCACAACGCCTATAGACCTTTGGTGCCGACTGTCCTGTGCGCACACAAGGCAACGCTGAGTTCGTTCCACCATCATGAAAGATAGGCGTGCTTACGTGCGATCGCAGGACGCTGTTAGGTGGCCGCGCGCGCTCTAATACACGTCTCATAGAGTTTGCTTGAGTGTTATCACACACACATAGAGCGTTCGTCGCATAACGGAATTGGCGGAATATCGTGGCAAGTTCTTGCGTCCGCATCGTGCATCGTTCACTAGTGCAAAGCGCAATCTCCGGCGAAAAGAGACATTGACCCTGTAGTAGCAGCAAATTCTTTGTAGAGTGAGTATTAGGCCACTCCGGATTCCATCGGAGCAAAAGTAGATCTACGAATAAGGGCGAGGCATACGGAGAAGCGAGGTATTGATATCTTATGTATACAAGTGCAACGATGCCACACTGTACTGCCACGCTGTGCTGTGGCAGCTACGCCGACTCGGGATTCTTGCCCCTAGCAAGGTGGCAGCGACCGGCTTCACTTTTCCAGAAATACAAGTATATAACCACCTTAGTCTATCTCTATTCTCGCGCATATCGAAACTCGTGAATCCCAACAATCTGCTGATTGGATGCGCCGACTGAAGAAGTAGTTATTCCGGGCAATCACGAATCTACTGAGCACCCGTCATCACCTTATACGGCTTGAACCGTCTCGTGCTGAACTGGTAACAGTTATTATTTTGAAGGGGGGTCGGGGGTGGGGTCGGGTTCTGTTCTGACCTAAATCCTCGTTCAATTACGATTTCGATTTCCGTTTGGTTTGGCACATTGCTTAAGATCTTTGCCGAAACTGTGGTATGTGCCAGAAAACAACATAAAAAATGCGAGGGAAATTACGAGGCCGTATTCCCGCTTTTTTATGCTGAattcctttttgttttatttcttgaagtACGATGGACAATGGATCCCAACCGGGAAGAATGTGCATAAAAACACAATAAGAGAAGACCCAAAGCGATGCATAATATAAATGAAGATGGGTTGGATGAATTCCAGTGAATCTTTGCGCGAGGAACAAATGTTTGAATAAATAAGTCCTTGAAAATACATGCTCGATGTATGCTCGAGGTGGTTCTAGTTCAACGAACTGCAACGCGGCCAAGTATGAGTCGTGTCCCCAGAACCGTTTGTAAATGTACTGCACAGCTAATctacggctttctttttttcatttctgtacgCTTCTTACTTATTCCCACAGGAATAGGTTGACCTAAGCGTCACTCTCATTCTTATTATTTCAGAAAGTTAGGGGCTGGGAGGGAAAGCTCCTGTGCGGTACTGTTAGACATAAGGTCAAGGCAGAGGGTTACATTCAGTCTGGTTGCCCCGTTTGACACGAGACGAGAAAGAAGAAAGCCTTGGACCGATTCGAACGTTTAAGCAGTGTGACAGTAGAGAAAGAAGCTCTAGTTGCGCGCCAACGTTTCGGGAAGCGGCCAAGACAAGCGGGTGGATAAAAAGAAATGAGCTTGAGGCCCTTACTACGAAAAAACTCCGAATACAGACCATCATCCGTCTTCGACGTTTAGATATGCGTGCTTTTTCCTCACGGCACTCCGAAATCCACGCCTGTTTGCCGTCAGCCTCATCGCCCTTAATTCCCACGTGTCACCTAAAGCGACGCCGCTAAAAGAGCCTTGAACACCAGGACACCACACGACACGATCACACAGGATACTACGATAGCGCCTACGCAAGCAATTTTTCGGCCTGCATCGTGGACAAACGCGTGCCAAAGCTAACTACACGACCTCAGACCTCGCCCAGGACACAGCAGCCAAACTTGACCGACCGAACCTCCGGTATACTGCACTGGAAGGATGTTACTTGCAGTGCCCGTTGGTCCCCTACAACAAGATCGGTCAAAACATGCACTTGCCAACGTATACAGCGGCTGCACAAATCACTGCCACAGCGCAGATTCCCAGATCACCGCCTTTCAGATGCCCCTTACGCTGAATTCAGAACCGCTGACCACTGTTGGATAGACAGCCCCGGCCTCCCAATCTTTACGCTTAGTAGGGGTCTTTAGATCAGCTTCAAACTTAAGAAGATGGACATGTGCACGCATTTGTACTACCTCAGTGCACATTGTAGATAATGTATACAGTCGATGCACAGGCGATTCCACAGCTGTACCTGCGCTTGGCGCCATTCTAAGCTATCCGCTCTATCTTCATAATTATATACGTAAATAATACCCTGCGGGCTGCGGGAAGTGCTCATGTAGCGGCGCTACTATCCGGTGCAGCCTCAGAACACCGAAAGACGAAGCGAGCTCGAGTCCAAGAGATCATCTAGTCGTCCCCCAGAATGGGTAGCGCCATTGCAGTGGGGAACGACCAACCAATCATCGAGGAATCAGCCAAGGCGGCTACCACGCCCAAATATATTCTTAACTTGAACCTCTCTTTGGGAACGCCGTGGGCTCGCTCCGCCGCTTCAAAAGATGGGGGCGCGTTGGCCTGCAATGGCGACATGCACAAGGGCTTTGATATGATCGGCGAAGGTGGTTTCGCGGTTCCTTTTTCTGACAAAAGCAAACAGAATCAAAGTAAAAGCACACAGCTGAGCAGCCACCTGTCGCATGGAGTCACGCAGCGCCGCGAATGCCGGCACTTGCTGCGATCCACGAACAGCGGCCACCGGCCCGTCTATGCACAGCGCAGATCCGTTGCAGTGGCCCGAGTGGAAGTGCCAGCAGCAACTGAATGTCCGCAGAGCTTCGGGGCGTCCGGTGAAGAGGTTGCTTAGCATGTCCCCTCGACGCCCGGGAGCCGCAGTCTCTCGGTCGAGTTCTGTCAGGCGTTGCTCTAGACCCAACTCACGCATGCGTGTCAGGTTCATGAGCACCAGCCCCGAGGTCATACCTGCACCACAGGCAGAGACTGGAGTGTAAGCCCATCGGTGAACGCGAAAGCTTTAACTCTAGGAAGAAATGTAGGCAGAAAGTATGAATAacgaaaaaattgctggctctgcCGTAATGGCAGAGCCAGCATGCATGAAAGCCAGTAAGCATGAAATGGAGA
This region includes:
- the LOC126537982 gene encoding glucoside xylosyltransferase 2-like isoform X4, whose product is MRIIIITDDIGQKDMLKEVGSWPEEITKRVRVDIHPLRLPDTYNLANTLGPCAAQELFLASALPQEGAVIYANAEMVFLHPVENLWKILAAMDGLHLTAMAPETESAVRIWYQFMRQEPPPLPFGMTSGLVLMNLTRMRELGLEQRLTELDRETAAPGRRGDMLSNLFTGRPEALRTFSCCWHFHSGHCNGSALCIDGPVAAVRGSQQVPAFAALRDSMRQYVLGGSLEKDFVAPLSARLDSMMPSNCSMHFKRQLPIWLQVARHVDNESVPITLDRNLLRFQHPPLPGQ
- the LOC126537982 gene encoding glucoside xylosyltransferase 1-like isoform X2, whose product is MRRIAQPRIERCMAFCYAGFFVLFFVTMVVEDARERRNRNRSESVTIVFVICKNQYDDGLIAVKSAIAYSKSPMRIIIITDDIGQKDMLKESALPQEGAVIYANAEMVFLHPVENLWKILAAMDGLHLTAMAPETESAVRIWYQFMRQEPPPLPFGMTSGLVLMNLTRMRELGLEQRLTELDRETAAPGRRGDMLSNLFTGRPEALRTFSCCWHFHSGHCNGSALCIDGPVAAVRGSQQVPAFAALRDSMRQYVLGGSLEKDFVAPLSARLDSMMPSNCSMHFKRQLPIWLQVARHVDNESVPITLDRNLLRFQHPPLPGQ
- the LOC126537982 gene encoding uncharacterized protein isoform X3 — encoded protein: MRRIAQPRIERCMAFCYAGFFVLFFVTMVVEDARERRNRNRSESVTIVFVICKNQYDDGLIAVKSAIAYSKSPMRIIIITDDIGQKDMLKEVFQLMVLSSTGLRSDQTNGWFVARRDHKACSRRHPSSTAPGHVQLGEHAWTVRRAGTVPCGMTSGLVLMNLTRMRELGLEQRLTELDRETAAPGRRGDMLSNLFTGRPEALRTFSCCWHFHSGHCNGSALCIDGPVAAVRGSQQVPAFAALRDSMRQYVLGGSLEKDFVAPLSARLDSMMPSNCSMHFKRQLPIWLQVARHVDNESVPITLDRNLLRFQHPPLPGQ